Proteins co-encoded in one bacterium genomic window:
- a CDS encoding CBS domain-containing protein, with protein MLVGKRMTRNPKTVSPDDPLSLAAGILREHRFHHLPVVEEGRLVGILSDTDLRNASYAPMPSEKEGGAVGDRPVREAMRTEVWSVTPDDSVEDALLILAREKFGALPVLSGDRLVGIITRADLLNAFVDLLDVNEVCFCVDVTFPRNMARFEELIDTFAGIGVEVRSVLIAPQGEVGALNAHLRVATIDGPAVRRALRARGFTISEQVSRL; from the coding sequence ATGCTCGTCGGAAAACGTATGACGCGGAACCCGAAGACGGTGTCCCCGGACGACCCGCTCTCGCTCGCCGCGGGGATCCTTCGGGAGCACCGGTTCCACCATCTTCCGGTGGTCGAGGAGGGGAGACTGGTCGGGATCCTGTCCGACACGGACCTGCGGAACGCCTCGTACGCTCCGATGCCCTCGGAAAAGGAAGGGGGGGCGGTGGGGGACCGGCCGGTCCGGGAGGCGATGCGGACGGAGGTCTGGTCCGTCACCCCCGACGATTCGGTCGAGGACGCGCTCCTCATCCTGGCCCGGGAGAAATTCGGCGCCCTCCCGGTCCTCTCCGGGGACCGCCTGGTGGGGATCATCACGAGAGCGGACCTGCTGAACGCCTTCGTCGACCTCCTCGACGTGAACGAGGTCTGCTTCTGCGTCGACGTCACCTTCCCCCGGAACATGGCCCGGTTCGAGGAGCTGATCGACACCTTCGCGGGGATCGGCGTCGAGGTCCGCAGCGTCCTGATCGCTCCCCAGGGCGAGGTCGGGGCGCTGAACGCCCACCTGCGGGTCGCAACGATCGACGGCCCGGCGGTGCGCCGGGCTCTCCGCGCCCGCGGGTTCACGATCTCGGAGCAAGTTTCCCGCCTCTGA
- a CDS encoding trypsin-like peptidase domain-containing protein — translation MQEESPSSGRCEVGAAGRSDVDLLDAYSRAVTTVVEAVGPAVVSISVGHESADGNDAEPMGAGSGILLTPDGYVLTNHHVVREANRMRLTLTDGARLGAAPVGTDPPNDLAVVRADGSGLPYAALGDSAALKVGQLVIAIGNPFGFQFSVSTGVVSATGRGMRSIDRRLIENVIQHTAPLNPGNSGGPLVDSRGRVVGINTAIIAAAQGLGFAVPSNTVRHVVSQILAHGRVRRGYLGIGGRQRPLSRRMVRYFGLPRESGVEVVSLDPRGPAGGSGIRPGDIVVGMNGHPVESVDDLHRLLSEVVVGGPARIDVLRGTERTAVEVMIAEAAA, via the coding sequence ATGCAAGAGGAATCCCCATCTTCCGGCCGGTGCGAGGTAGGCGCCGCCGGCAGGTCGGACGTGGATCTGCTGGACGCGTACTCCCGGGCCGTCACCACGGTGGTTGAGGCGGTGGGGCCCGCGGTGGTCAGCATATCGGTGGGCCATGAATCGGCGGACGGGAACGATGCGGAGCCGATGGGGGCCGGTTCCGGGATCCTGCTGACGCCCGACGGCTACGTCCTCACCAATCACCACGTGGTCAGGGAAGCGAACCGCATGCGGCTCACGCTGACGGATGGCGCGCGCCTCGGCGCGGCCCCGGTCGGCACGGATCCGCCGAACGACCTCGCGGTGGTCCGCGCGGACGGCTCCGGGCTTCCGTACGCCGCGCTGGGCGACTCCGCGGCCCTCAAGGTGGGGCAATTGGTGATCGCCATCGGCAATCCGTTCGGATTCCAATTCAGCGTCTCCACCGGCGTGGTGAGCGCCACGGGTCGAGGGATGCGCAGCATCGACCGGAGGCTCATCGAGAACGTAATCCAGCATACCGCCCCCCTGAACCCCGGCAACTCCGGGGGGCCGCTGGTCGATTCGAGGGGCCGGGTCGTCGGGATCAACACGGCGATCATCGCGGCGGCGCAGGGGCTCGGCTTCGCGGTGCCGTCGAACACGGTGCGCCACGTGGTGTCGCAGATCCTCGCGCACGGAAGGGTGCGCAGGGGGTACCTCGGGATCGGCGGGCGGCAGAGACCCCTGTCGAGGCGGATGGTGAGGTACTTCGGGCTTCCGCGGGAATCCGGGGTCGAGGTGGTTTCGCTCGACCCGCGAGGGCCGGCGGGCGGCTCCGGAATCCGGCCGGGCGACATCGTGGTGGGGATGAACGGCCATCCGGTCGAGAGTGTCGACGACCTTCACCGGCTGCTGTCGGAGGTGGTGGTCGGGGGACCGGCGCGGATCGACGTGCTGCGCGGAACGGAGCGGACGGCCGTGGAGGTGATGATCGCGGAGGCGGCGGCGTAA